TTACGGAGTAACCCTGCCATCTGGATTTCTGTTTGTTTCCACGGTAAAGCGGTGTTACGAACGGTTTGCTGCCAGAGGCTAAATGAGTTACGGGGATGGTATTGTATATTATCCTTCTCAAACCGCAGCGCTTCATTGGGATTACCTCCCCAGTTCACTTCCTGGATCACTTCCGGGCGGAATACCACGAGGTACTCTCCTTTATTCGGTTGTACCGGGATGACCAGTATACCGCTGGCGATATCTGCAAAGTGAATGGCTGGTTCATAGATGGCTGACAAATTCAGTTCCTGGAATATCTGACCGGCATTCCTGCTTTGCAGCCAGAGGAACAGGTCTTTCAACTCATTTTTATCTGGCGTCTTACCCACCGTCTCCAGGCGGCGGTTGTACATAACAGCAGCACCGGACGCATTCAGTAACTGTAAAATGCTGGTCTCCCGACCCAGTAAACCATTGAACAGGTCTCCGGTGGTGAATACCTGTTCTACCAGCCTGGTATGAATGTCATGCAATTTCGTGTATTCATCTCCCTGTTCTTTATAGTACAGGGCCTGGATACGCGCTGCGATAATATCGGATAACAATTCAAACTGTGCCCTTCCTTCATATGGCAAACGGTAGGCCGTACGATGGTGACAGGAGAAGAGTCCCCATAGCTGACCGTCTTTCAGGATACGGCAGGACATGGAAGTCATGATCTCCATGTTCTTCATATACTCGAGGTGTACGGCAGGCACACTACGCAGGTTACAACCCGAAAGGTCGGTAAAGGCGTTAGTGAGTGGGTTGATAACGGGATAGAGGCTTACGGGCACATATTCCCTGTTGGGGATCATGCGGTAAGGGTTATCCAGGTACATGGCCCTGGCCTGACGCGGAATATCGGACGCGGGAAAGGTGAGTCCGAGGTAAGATTCCATTCCGGGTTCCAGTTCTTCGGCAATCACGGTACCATTCCAGTCTTTGTCGAACTGGTAGACCATCACTTTATCATAACCGGACAATGCTTTCAGCTGGCGGGCAGCCGTTTCACAGGCTACTTTAATACTTGGCGCGGCATTGATGGCCGCCATAGCGTATTTCAGCTGCTGATAAATATCTATAAAGGAATGCTCCTCCCCCTGCTCATCAAGGCCTTCTATTTCCAGCAGCAACGCTTCTCCGGAGAGGTGAGCAACGGCCAGATAATCTTTAGCACCGCCTGTACCGTTAAAAGTAAGTGTGAAAGGCAATTTATTCACCAGTCCTTCCGCCAGTTTCACCTGCAGGTCTTCCATCTGGTGGGGAAGGATATAATCAGACAACCATGTATCTACTACTGCTGCCGGAGGTAAACCAACAGCGCCGGTAATATTTTCACTTACCTGTACAATTTTATAATCCGCGAGCTGTATTACCAGCAACATACCGTAAGGCTGTATCAGATTGATCTGATGAAGCGGAACACTACCACAAAAGGTAGCGTCAAAGTTCCTTTTTTCCATATTAACAGTGGTAAATGGGTTAGTAAAATACCGTTACAGTGAAGCATTCTGCTGACTGACAGCCCACGATCTGAAGTGCTCAAATGTAGCAGCAGCAGCATCTAACAGTCTCTGACGCTGTGTATCATCGCCATTATAACCCTGGAGGTAGTGTACAAATGTATCCCAGTAAGACTGGGTATCGGCACCATAACCATTGAAGAAAGAAAGTGCTTTTGGCAAATCGGGAGATGACAGGTTGCGGGAGAGGATCTGGCAGATAACCTGTCCGCCAAGCGTAGAGCCTTCCAGCACATACATCGCACCCAAGGCCTGGGCATTATCTGCAATTTCCGGAATATCATTACAGCAAATGGGCTGAATAGCAGGGGCATTGGTAATGGCTGCTATATCATCCAGTAAAAGTGCCGCTTTCCTGCGTCTTTCGAAACCACCTGGAAAAGTTATATCCATATGTGCAGCGATATGCTGCTCCAACGGATAGTAATAGCCGTAAAAAAGTTGTAACAGGCTGGTATACGCTTCGGGCGTATTGGCAGCTTTAATCCTGGGGATCAGTACACGCTCAAGATCCTGATGTTGCTTACCCGTACGTTCCCTTAACAGTTCGATCATTTAGACTTTATTAATTGTTGTCAAGAGTAGTTAAAAGTACGGTGAATAAATGTCAGACGCGTGTGGAAAGATTTCTACGGTAACTGTACAACTGTAAACCAATAGGTATGCAGCATGCGGGTAAAAGCCACCAGATCTGAAAAGTTAGCTGGCTTGATAGTATAGCTATTGACACCCAGCTCATAACATTTAGAAATATCCTTCGCCTCTGTGGAGGTAGTGAGGATAATAATGGGCAGCCATTTCAGGTTAACGTGTTCTTTTATTTCACGCAGGGCTTCACGACCATCCTTGCGGGGCATATTCAGGTCAAGAAGGATAATACTGGGAAAAGGATACTTGTCCTCATCCGCATATTTTCCATGCCTGTTCAGATAAAACATAAGTTCTTCCCCATTCTCGACAAAACGTAATTCCACTTCCGCACCACTCTCTTCAAAAGCCACTTTGATTAATTCCCTGTCGTCTGCGTCATCGTCTGCCACCAGTATACATTTCCTGCTACGTAGCACCTTTTTGATCATCCGGTATTCTGTTTAAACGGCTAAAATTACTTAAATAAAGTTGCAAAATAATAAGTGAGCACGGGAATTGTGCCTTGGGTCTCGTCTCCGTTGACTGGAGACGAGACCATTAAGGACTTATTAATTTTAAAGAAACTTATGTTTTGCTTAAGTAGTCTGCATTTGGGGTGAACAAACTGCACTTTTAATTAGGAAGCTGACACGAAGGTAGGGTCAGTGCATCTAATTCATTGATCGAATCGGGAAAAAACATTACGACATAAGGAAATCTCAATGCAGTTTTAACCTGGTTTCGATCATACCATTAAAGGAAGCCGGCCCCATGTGTACCACCTGTCTCATCGCTCCGATACGGCCGGCAGGATGCCCCTCTATATAATTAAGTGCGGACATGACACACATCTCCCCGGGATCACCGAAGTCATGTGTTACATCATCGAATGAAGGAATATCTACTTCCAGGCCGTGGAAATAGTCACCGAAGCCTGCTGAGTTCTTCATATAAAAGTTAGACATGTATACAGTGTATTTGTCGATACGTAAACCAAAGAAACCTACCGGTTTTCCATAAGTAATAGACCCCACCAGTTTCACCGGCATATAGGGTTTCAGGCTGTTGATCACCAGTTCGCTGGCAGAAGCGGTACTGCCACTTACGATAAATACGACCTGTTTTACAGTATTCAGTGTACCTACGTCCTCAAACTTAAAGGTATTACCGGCCACGGTATAATCCAGGTCTGCATAGGTAGCCAGATGTCCGTTCCACATCACCGTTTCACCGGCACTGTTACGATATAACTGTTGTTTTAAAATGGGCGCTTTTCCGGTTTGTAACAGGGTATTAAAGTACTCTGTATACATTACTTTTCCATTCAGCGAGGATGGTGCAATGTGATTGACCATATATTCAGCCGTCTGTGTATAACCACCGCCGTTATAGCGGAGATCTACTATCAATGCCGTAACACCGGCAGCGGTGAACTGACTGAAGGCCTGGTCTATAGCGGCCTTGGTAACACTATAATTAGAGAACCTGCTGTAAGCGATGTACCCTACTTTCTGCGTACCGGCATCCAGAATAGCCGTTTTCAGTACCGCTGTAGTTGAATAATTTTTGCGGGTGATGGTCACTGTACTGGTTGTGCCATTTTCCCTTTGTATGGTGAGCGTGGCGGAGTTTTGTGCCAGGGCGGACTCTATAAATGAGCCTGAATTTACATTAACAGAAGTACCGTTAATTGCGGTTACTTTCATTCCGCGGGTCAAACCGGCAGCAGCAGCCGGAGAAGAAGGATGTACGATACGTACACGCACATCGATATTCCCGTTGGCAGATAGACCGATTCCCAGATCATCCCCTTTATCGTTCAGGTCAACTGTACCCTGCCGGCCACCATCCAGGCTTTCTTCGGTGATAAAAGAATATTTGGAATGGCTGGGTGTACCTGAATATTCATAGGCCTCTCCCGTCACATCATTGATCTTGAACTGTGTCATTGCATAAAGCTCCCGCTGATAGTTAGACAGCAGATTACCACCGGTGGCATACTGACGCGGATTGAACACGTCATAGGCAGGAAGGGCATCATACCAGAGGTATACCTGTTGCGCGTAGAGGTAGATGGAGTCCAGGGTTAGCTGTTCGCGGGTTCCTTCAGCAGGAGGTGCAGGTGGCGGGTCGGACTTGTGATCCTTTCGGCACGCCATCCAAAACATGGACAAAAACAATAGCTGGATAAGGGAGTTGCTTTTTTTCACCTAAGTGGTTTTAAGTTGACCATTTATAGAATAGTACAGTCTGATGAAATTACGAAAAAAATACAGAGGTGCAATAATCCAGTTTAAAAGATATTATATAAAAAACTATATAAGATAATATTACACAACATATCCAATTTTTAACCAAATTTGCAGAAAATTACCTGCATCTAACAGCAGGTAGGTAAAAATCAAAGCCTTAAAAGGGTCAAAACAGCATTAAAAACTTCCTTTGCATCGGGAGATCAACTACATCATAAAAGGAAGATTTAGGGAGATTTACGACACCACAATGCCAAACTGATCGCTGAAGGAAGCTCACAAATAATTAAATATCAACAAGTCCATGGTAAAATTAGAGTACATCTGGCTCGATGGTTATCAACCAACTCAAAGCCTGAGAAGTAAAACCAAAATCGAAAAAGAATTCAACGGCACACTGGAAGAACTTTCAATGTGGAGCTTTGACGGTTCATCTACAAGGCAGGCTCCAGGTGGCTCTTCTGATTGTTTGCTGAAGCCGGTTTTCTTTGTGAAAGATCCACAGAGAAAGAATGCGTACCTGGTGATGTGTGAAGTACTGAACGCTGATGGTACTCCACATCCATCCAATGGCCGTGCTACCATTGAGGACGATGATAATGATTTCTGGTTTGGCTTTGAGCAGGAGTATTTCCTGTGGAACCCAAACAACAATAAGCCTTTAGGTTTCCCTGATGGCGGATATCCAAACCCACAGGGTCAGTACTACTGCTCTGTAGGTGCTAACAATGCATTCGGTCGTGACATCGTGGAAGAACACCTGGACGTTTGTATCGAAGCTGGTCTGAACGTAGAAGGTATCAACGCGGAAGTAGCTGCTGGTCAGTGGGAATTCCAGATTTTCTCCAAAGGTGCTAAAGCTGCCGGTGACCAGATCTGGATCGCCCGTTACCTCCTGGAAAGGATCGGTGAGAAATACGGTGTATCTATCAACTGGCACTGTAAACCATTAGGTACCCTGGACTGGAATGGTTCCGGTATGCATGCTAACTTCTCTAACAACCTGCTGAGAACTGCTGGTAACAAAGCTGTATATGATAAAGTATGTGAAGCTTTCCGCCCGGTGGTGAAAGAGCACATCGATGTATATGGTGCCGATAACCACTTACGTCTGACGGGTCTGCACGAAACCGCATCTATCCACGACTTCAGCTACGGTGTATCTGACCGTGGTGCTTCCATCCGTATCCCTATTGCCACTGTAGACAGAGGCTGGAATGGTTACCTGGAAGACAGACGTCCAAATTCCGCAGCAGATCCATACAAAGTAGCTGCGAGAATCATTAAAACTGTAAAATCAGTAGCGCTCTAAGCGTAGTACACATCATAAAGAAAAAAGCCGTCGGCCATAGTGGTTGGCGGCTTTTTTCTTTTTACCGTAGAGATAAGCCATCAAAGAAAAAGCACCCGCCATTGGCGATGTACGCTCTCATGATTTCATCCATCTGGGCTAACTGTAACAATGGGAAGGACCCCAACACTAGTTTGCTGACTTTACCAGCTTGTATTCGATCACCGGATAGCCTCTTGTACCACCATCATTAAGCCCCATGCTGACAAATTTCAGTTTATAGTAGTTACCTGCTGCATCTTTCACAACATAGTAGAAATTCTTGTAGATGCCATTACCAGTAGTTGCTCTCCAGCTGCTACCGATCGCATCACGTTTGTTACTGAAAGTCTGCGCAGCAATGTTTGCTGCTGTAAAGCTGTTATAACCTATCACAGTGCTATCCACTTTAGCTGCAGAAACGCCTGCATACTGGTTGATCACAACAAAGTCAGAGAAGAAGTATGGAATAGTAGCAGTGAAGTAAGCGGCATAAGACCAGGCAATATCCCAGGTTGCCTTTTTAGGTTCTACATTCACTGTATTAGCACCTTCCAGGGAAAAGAAGGTAAAGTTGAAGCTATCATCTTTAGTGATCGTAGCAGTTTTGATAGTAGTTTCTTTCAGCTTCGCGTACTGTAAGGTGTAACCGTTACTGGTACGTGTAACACGGATCTTAAACCAGGTAGCAGGATCAGTAGCTGAAGAAGTTTCAGGTTTTACCAGGTATACCTTGTTATTGGCATCAGTAGCAGATACTTCAGCGATAGCCGTTTTAGTCAGATCACCGTATACATCGTCGATCATACTGAGTGTACCAGCACCCTGTCCGATAGCCATTTTCACACCAGCAGTATCTTCTATGTTCACAGTGTTGATATCTGTTTTATTTAAAGCAACGGCGCTGGCGGAGGTAAAGCCATTCAGAATGACACGGTATTCAGCCCCACCATAAAAACCGAGTACCCAGCTGGTACGTGCGCGTGTAGCGGTTGAGTCTGAGCTGAAGTCTACATATACAGTATTAGGGGAGCCTGTACCACCACCGCCATTCAGGGTAAGCTGAGAACCATCAGAAGGTGGTATCACAACGGTGGGTTCCTCATCTTTACTACATGCACTGAATAATCCGGTTCCAACAGCAAGTACGAGGAAAAGTCTGCTTAATTTCATAGCCATTTGTGTTTAATTGTATTTATTTTGTTCAATAATTATTATTACGGTTCCAGTTGAAACTTAATCCCAGGAAGTAGGAGCGGCCGTACCACATCGGCAATACGCCTCCGGTAGTATGTGCCTGTCCGCTGGTCAGCGTTGAATTGCTGATATTCGTATTGTTAAACAGGTTTCTGACGCCAGCATTCACAGTTATATATTTTGTGATATTCTTAATAGCAGTAACATCTGCCTGATGGAACGCCTCAGTCCTGATCTCATGGATAAAAGCAGGAGCAGAAGTAGTGGTCACTTCTTCATATGCAGGACGTTCGCCATTGAACTTGTATGATAGGTTCAGGGCAGCCCCCAGCTTACTGAACCGGTAAGTAACGTTCGCATTCACCTCGGGCGACCATACAAATTCAGGTGATGGATATTCCTTATTGTATTGCTCATCATCAGCAAACTGATTATACCTGGCGATGTAGGAGAACCCCGCATTCAACTGTAGTTCCTTCCAGTTGAGCACCGCACTCAGTGTAGCACCGGTAGTTTTAAACTTACTGACATTCACATAGGTGGAAGTGTCAGAACCGTTGATGGCAGCAAGGTCTATCCTGTTGTTAAAATGATTATAGAATCCGGTCGCAGTCACACCCAGACGCATAGGAGCATCCTGAATAGCCTGCCAGCTCAGAGAGCCGGTATAACTGTTAGAATATTCTGCTTTCAGGTCGCTATTGCCCCTGATGGAATGACTGGCATCAAAGAAGTAGAAGTATAGTTCCCTGAGCGCCGGTGCACGGAATCCACGGGCATAGGAAAGACGCAGATCAAGATTATCCCGTAATGCAAATTTGGTATTGATAGACGGGATCACCGGTGGTGCATCGTATACAGCGTTTTCACTGAGTCTGACACCAGGACGTATGTTCAGCCATTGTGCAGGTGCTATCTCTGCCGACAGGAATAAAGCGTAGTCACTGATGTGCGGCATACCCGTTATACGCTGACCGGACGATCCATCACGACGATATTCAATGCCCGGCTGGAACGACCACACCGTAGATAATGTATACTGTGCCGTACCTCTGAAGAAAATAGTATTGAACTTAGATACATCCTGCGCGCCGGCATCTGTGGCCAGTACTTCGGAGTTATTCGTAAAGTCTTTGATCGTAGTGCGTGTGATACGCTTATAATCCTGATAGGAGCCGCTTGCATTCACACTCAGGTCCTTGTTCACCTGCCAGATGGCTTGTGCCTGATGTGTATAACGGTCTGTCAGATAATGCTGATCGGTGGCCTTTCCATTATCATAATTGATATCACCGTTGCTGACAATATCTTCATGCAGATAATCAAGCCGGTACCATACTTTCAGTACTTTATTACTATATCCCAAAGAAGCATTAGCGATCAGCTGATCTTTAGGCTTCCAGGCTTTCTTACGACCGGTGAGTGAATCACTCCATCCACCGAAATCATTCCTGGTAATACCAGCACCCGCGAAAAAGCCTTTATGTCCCCACTGTATACCGATGTTCTCATTATGCAGGCCTTTACCTTTAAAAGCAGCATACTCCTTTCCCACTGTTTCTTCCTGTACACGTGCAGTCACTGACAATTGTTCCTGGTTATGATATTTCCTCGTGATAATATTAATAACTCCAGCCAGTGCATCTGTACCATAGACCACCGACATAGGGCCTTCAACAATCTCTATACGTTCAATAGTATTGATATCTATCTGAGAAAGGCTCTGGCGGGTGCTACCTCTGTCTGCCAGTGGTACACCATCAAGTAATATCTTGACATTAGTACCAGACATACCCATTACTTCCACATCTGTTTCACCTAGCGT
The DNA window shown above is from Chitinophaga agri and carries:
- a CDS encoding glutamine synthetase beta-grasp domain-containing protein codes for the protein MVKLEYIWLDGYQPTQSLRSKTKIEKEFNGTLEELSMWSFDGSSTRQAPGGSSDCLLKPVFFVKDPQRKNAYLVMCEVLNADGTPHPSNGRATIEDDDNDFWFGFEQEYFLWNPNNNKPLGFPDGGYPNPQGQYYCSVGANNAFGRDIVEEHLDVCIEAGLNVEGINAEVAAGQWEFQIFSKGAKAAGDQIWIARYLLERIGEKYGVSINWHCKPLGTLDWNGSGMHANFSNNLLRTAGNKAVYDKVCEAFRPVVKEHIDVYGADNHLRLTGLHETASIHDFSYGVSDRGASIRIPIATVDRGWNGYLEDRRPNSAADPYKVAARIIKTVKSVAL
- a CDS encoding HmuY family protein, encoding MKLSRLFLVLAVGTGLFSACSKDEEPTVVIPPSDGSQLTLNGGGGTGSPNTVYVDFSSDSTATRARTSWVLGFYGGAEYRVILNGFTSASAVALNKTDINTVNIEDTAGVKMAIGQGAGTLSMIDDVYGDLTKTAIAEVSATDANNKVYLVKPETSSATDPATWFKIRVTRTSNGYTLQYAKLKETTIKTATITKDDSFNFTFFSLEGANTVNVEPKKATWDIAWSYAAYFTATIPYFFSDFVVINQYAGVSAAKVDSTVIGYNSFTAANIAAQTFSNKRDAIGSSWRATTGNGIYKNFYYVVKDAAGNYYKLKFVSMGLNDGGTRGYPVIEYKLVKSAN
- a CDS encoding GAF domain-containing protein produces the protein MEKRNFDATFCGSVPLHQINLIQPYGMLLVIQLADYKIVQVSENITGAVGLPPAAVVDTWLSDYILPHQMEDLQVKLAEGLVNKLPFTLTFNGTGGAKDYLAVAHLSGEALLLEIEGLDEQGEEHSFIDIYQQLKYAMAAINAAPSIKVACETAARQLKALSGYDKVMVYQFDKDWNGTVIAEELEPGMESYLGLTFPASDIPRQARAMYLDNPYRMIPNREYVPVSLYPVINPLTNAFTDLSGCNLRSVPAVHLEYMKNMEIMTSMSCRILKDGQLWGLFSCHHRTAYRLPYEGRAQFELLSDIIAARIQALYYKEQGDEYTKLHDIHTRLVEQVFTTGDLFNGLLGRETSILQLLNASGAAVMYNRRLETVGKTPDKNELKDLFLWLQSRNAGQIFQELNLSAIYEPAIHFADIASGILVIPVQPNKGEYLVVFRPEVIQEVNWGGNPNEALRFEKDNIQYHPRNSFSLWQQTVRNTALPWKQTEIQMAGLLRNFVLEFIIRGLD
- a CDS encoding TonB-dependent receptor plug domain-containing protein; translation: MRSQFIVLGLSIALCNSVSAQSVKRTAPSNTIADSIRLRDVVVTGQYAPQSLKQSVYQVRTISSEYIQLRGATNVLGVLDNQLGVRFNNDATLGETDVEVMGMSGTNVKILLDGVPLADRGSTRQSLSQIDINTIERIEIVEGPMSVVYGTDALAGVINIITRKYHNQEQLSVTARVQEETVGKEYAAFKGKGLHNENIGIQWGHKGFFAGAGITRNDFGGWSDSLTGRKKAWKPKDQLIANASLGYSNKVLKVWYRLDYLHEDIVSNGDINYDNGKATDQHYLTDRYTHQAQAIWQVNKDLSVNASGSYQDYKRITRTTIKDFTNNSEVLATDAGAQDVSKFNTIFFRGTAQYTLSTVWSFQPGIEYRRDGSSGQRITGMPHISDYALFLSAEIAPAQWLNIRPGVRLSENAVYDAPPVIPSINTKFALRDNLDLRLSYARGFRAPALRELYFYFFDASHSIRGNSDLKAEYSNSYTGSLSWQAIQDAPMRLGVTATGFYNHFNNRIDLAAINGSDTSTYVNVSKFKTTGATLSAVLNWKELQLNAGFSYIARYNQFADDEQYNKEYPSPEFVWSPEVNANVTYRFSKLGAALNLSYKFNGERPAYEEVTTTSAPAFIHEIRTEAFHQADVTAIKNITKYITVNAGVRNLFNNTNISNSTLTSGQAHTTGGVLPMWYGRSYFLGLSFNWNRNNNY
- a CDS encoding response regulator — encoded protein: MIKKVLRSRKCILVADDDADDRELIKVAFEESGAEVELRFVENGEELMFYLNRHGKYADEDKYPFPSIILLDLNMPRKDGREALREIKEHVNLKWLPIIILTTSTEAKDISKCYELGVNSYTIKPANFSDLVAFTRMLHTYWFTVVQLP
- a CDS encoding biliverdin-producing heme oxygenase, coding for MIELLRERTGKQHQDLERVLIPRIKAANTPEAYTSLLQLFYGYYYPLEQHIAAHMDITFPGGFERRRKAALLLDDIAAITNAPAIQPICCNDIPEIADNAQALGAMYVLEGSTLGGQVICQILSRNLSSPDLPKALSFFNGYGADTQSYWDTFVHYLQGYNGDDTQRQRLLDAAAATFEHFRSWAVSQQNASL
- a CDS encoding S41 family peptidase translates to MACRKDHKSDPPPAPPAEGTREQLTLDSIYLYAQQVYLWYDALPAYDVFNPRQYATGGNLLSNYQRELYAMTQFKINDVTGEAYEYSGTPSHSKYSFITEESLDGGRQGTVDLNDKGDDLGIGLSANGNIDVRVRIVHPSSPAAAAGLTRGMKVTAINGTSVNVNSGSFIESALAQNSATLTIQRENGTTSTVTITRKNYSTTAVLKTAILDAGTQKVGYIAYSRFSNYSVTKAAIDQAFSQFTAAGVTALIVDLRYNGGGYTQTAEYMVNHIAPSSLNGKVMYTEYFNTLLQTGKAPILKQQLYRNSAGETVMWNGHLATYADLDYTVAGNTFKFEDVGTLNTVKQVVFIVSGSTASASELVINSLKPYMPVKLVGSITYGKPVGFFGLRIDKYTVYMSNFYMKNSAGFGDYFHGLEVDIPSFDDVTHDFGDPGEMCVMSALNYIEGHPAGRIGAMRQVVHMGPASFNGMIETRLKLH